A window of Benincasa hispida cultivar B227 chromosome 9, ASM972705v1, whole genome shotgun sequence genomic DNA:
ACCTATTATATTTCAACATTCATTTACAAGTcaaacaagaaaatcaagagaGTCTAATATTGAATAAAGAGGAGAAAATAAAGACATTGTGAGGGTTTACCAAATATCTCGTCTTTTGCGGTGGGGATTGCAAAAATTTCATTTGCAAACATTATACAACATCATGTTTACCAATAGTAATAAAAATTGACGTAATCATAATCGTAGATCAATCGTAATGGGTCTCTATCACAAATATAATTGGATCTTTTTTTATCGTGCTTacctaaaattaagaattttgtcaaatttaccATTACTGTTATTGTCATATTTATCTTTGAGAGCCAAACCGTAACGGTAAAATGGTAATAGTAAATAGTAACAATAATGGTAACCATAACCAAAACAGGTAACAATAAGATACGACACAATTTTCAGACGCAATTCGATTGATCACCTCATGCTCTttgttcaaattacattatttgattatagattttcaATTGGGACCCACTTGTCGGTACGAATATGGAACATTAGTAAACACTagtaaatgtaaaaaaaatgagTCCCATTCTCCAAACCACCCTTCATTTAGGTTATGTTTACCAAACCGTAATGAAAATTAGTGTAATCctaataaaatttcattgattGATCAATTAATTGGATTGATTCCGGTCACATTTActtgaaattatgaattttatcaaatttactGTTACCATTACCTCTATCCCTACTTCTTAGGGGTTGTTTGGGGTGCTGAGTTGAGATGGATGTCTGGAATTTGTGCAGTTCATATATTTGTAGAGCTCACATGTCTGTGtggtgcagagttgagttcatatgtatgggtatctgatgcagttttttgaactctaaataatatgcttttatgattactatttttgttttgaaatttttttattcaataattctatctatttttgtttgaataaaatatggatggtagtttttttcttttaatttttagaacttttctttctttctttctctcttttttgggcaatgaacaacaattaatcTATTACATTTCTCTTAGAAATacggttaaataaaatgagaaactaaagcaaaatcaaaactttttagTCAATTTTTCTACATGAATTTCATTGTcatcttcttatttttcttcttcttcctattgttgttctatatttttactatgtcatgtatttttttttaattaaatctccccaATCATCGTAAAAGTCAATgaaatgtcaccacatttcttcaacattttcactttcatttcctctaaatttggaggatcatcagagaacaaatctctatttttcaccaatTTTTACTGAAAAATGTTATgggttttcctttcattttatgggttttttgttatatgttgcatacttttcaactacatacatatttttcgtctaaatattctcAACACTCATTTGACATGTAAGTTcattacatataaatattgtactaaatgtagacaaaataatattttttatataatcaacaatccTACAACATACGTTAacagtcatcagtcttataataGGCGAAAGTGATTGTGAaattgattatcgaagatgatttttattGGAGTTTGTAGCCGGAGGTGGTTGTTAGAGCCTGAAGTTGGTAATatgaaggtgtattggagttttggttgtcgaagtttgtcattggaggtggttttcgaatcTTGAAGTTGGGCAGACAAAAGTAGTCGTCAAAGTTGataatcaaatataattttttatggagattgtagtcggaggtgactGTAGGAGTCCAAAGTTAGTTGCAtaaaggtggtattagagttggttttCAAAGTTTGTCgttgaaggtggttgtcgaagccttgAGTTGGTCGTTAAAGTTGCTcgctcaaaggtgatcatcgaaggtgattttcatcggaggtggttgttggagttggttATCGAAGTTTGTTGTCGAAGCCAAttggtcgtcagagttggtAGTGCGAAGGTGGGCGTCGGAGTTGGGTCACCGGACATAGTTGCCAGAGCTATCATCGGAGGTAGTTGTTGGAGTCCGAAATTTGTCGCTAaaattgtcatcggaggtggttgccGGAACCtcggagttggtcgtcggagttgccATTAAAGGTGGTTGTCAGCGTCCGAAGTTGGTCActagaggtggttgttggagcccaAAGTTATTTCTTGGAGTGTGATAGTGACCGAtgggtggagccattgaaaacatgggAATAATAGAGAGTTGAGGTGAGTTCGTAAAATATATCAATTCAACTCCACcaatatttaaagttggtgggccaaacaatgagttgatatattatactaactcaactcaactcatgttggtgagccaacaCCCCTTAGGGTCAATCGATAACGGTAATgataaaaatgtcaaaattgataatttttcaattgtaacaataacaataatgataGTAGTAACGATaacaataatgataatgatgatATGACATAATTCTCAAGTATAATCGGATTGAGtatcctttatttattaatcaaattgcattacaaatttaaatacagTACAAATATAAAACAGGAgctcaaactttttttttattcccaTCTACTAAGTTTTCAGTGGGATACACGTGGCCTTGTTGCGACACACCCCATCTGTAAACGGCCTATGTTCACTTACTTAATTGGGGAAGAGAAGTATTTAAGAAATACAAGTAATTGAGGAAGCCGGATTGGTCTGGAAGTGGATGTTGTGGGCAATGGCGACGGTGGCGATGAAGGGGAAAGTTTGTGTTACAGGGGCTGGAGGGTTTATTGGTTCGTGGGTCGTCAAGCTTCTGCTATCCAGGGATTATATTGTCCATGGAACTGTCAGGGAGCCCAGTAATTgctctccttttcttctttccATTCGCTTTTATTGCCTTCTGGTTCTGGATTCACGTTTTGAACTATATCCTTCGCCTCATCTGTTTCGAAATGCATTCAATCCATATTTTTAGAATCTCCTACTTTCATCTGCTTAATCGAATGCTTGTTTGCCTTCATCAATCCCACAATATTTCTTTGTTATGCCATTTACATTTTTTCCCATTTTGTCTGTAATGTCTCACAAGGATGTGGCCCTCCAGCAAGTTCTCTGTAAATTAAGCCAACCCATGCATCTGATGTGAGAACATTTTTGGAACTTGTTGGCCCCTGCTCTATTCTGGCTACTTCGACACTAATTGGTAGAGGAGTAACATGACTTAGGCCTATTTGGTAAAAGCATTTTAAGCAGCACTTACAAAGTCAAATAGGCTTATAATTTTTGAGTTATGAGGGTGTTCTTAGAGACATTCGATTTTGGAGTTCTTCTAGAGGTTTAGGTAGCATGGACGAAGGTTTCTTCGTTGATTTACAAGTACACTTCTTGATGAGATCATAAATGGGCTTAGACCATGGAAATTGTTAATTTCCACTAACAGTGAGCTGAGCCCTTTGCTGTTGTCATTTTTGGATTGATGAACTTGTGGACTTCATTATGGAGTTTACTTTGGGTGAAGGGTTTTCCTGTGGACTGCTTTGCATTAACGAGAAATATGGGGATGGAAGCCAAGGGAAAAGGGGGCGTTATTATTCCTTTTCATCTATTGATATTAACTAGTAAGTAGTAACTAGGTTTGCAATTATGTAATGTGAGGAAAACGAAGAATGCCAGTCATTTTGATTAGCTAGATGACTAATATATTTGAAAGAGGTCAACGTGAGTGCCAGAGTCAATTCAAGAATCAAGTGAAAGTAGTAGTCTGATGCATGGTATTGATTGAAAGAGCTGTCTCTTTAACTGAAGGTTTTTCCTCAGGCTATATAAGTAGAACTTTATTTGCTTGCTTGAATgagattttttataatattgtgCAGGCGACGCTAAGTATGATCACTTGAGAAAAGTTGTGAAAGGGACCGAGAATTTGGAACTGTTTAAGGCAGATTTACTGGACTACGAGTCTCTGCGTTCTGCGATTGTAGGATGCGACGGAGTTTTCCATGTTGCCAGTCCAGTTCCTTCCACAACTTCATCAAACCCCGAGGTATAAATGCCTCATCAtgagtcttcttcttcttcttcttcttttcctcaaTAATATATACATCTAGGAGACTAGGAGCAATCAATCCGTAGTGGTTCATGAAGGAAAAGttcttaaaagaaataaatttggatAGGAaacatctttttcttctttactagaatcataaaggataagttctttaaaaaataaaaaaaatcttcagCAAGAGTCCATCAAGAAACTGGGAAATAGCAGTCTTCTCAACAGTCTAAACACCACTAGAAGGCGTGCAAATGGCCCTATTGCCCCTTTAAATTCTGAAGTATGAACTTTTTCTTTCATCTTGATTACGACCCTGTTATGAactggaataaaatatcaaaattagcTAAAGAGGAAAACTGCTGGAAATTGAACATCACagttcaatttctttttcttacaaaagaaaaaaaacgatAGTTAAGGGATACAGAAGCTAAGGTGAGACAGACCATCAAGATTTATTTGGACAACTCACTCCAGATATGTTGTTTATAGAGTGCTGTGCTCTTTGTCTCATGCTTCCGTTCATATTACTCTCAGACAGAAGTGATTGAACCTGCTGTAAAGGGCACACATAATGTGCTTGAAGCTTGTGTCGAAGCAAAAGTTAAGCGAGTAGTGGTAGTATCCTCAGTCGCTGCAGTGTTTTTCAACCCCAGTTGGCCTCAAGGTCGAGTAATGGATGAAAGTTGTTGGTCTGATACGGAGCACTGTGGAGCTACTAAGGTACTTAAACAGAGAAGCACGTTTATGAAACGTTGGGTGTGTAGGTTATACTATGATTTCATATGGCTATCTATATTCATCATTGTTCCTCAAAATTGTACCAGAACTGGTATTTTCTGGCAAAAACAAAAGCTGAAAGTGAAGCCTTGGAGTTTGGGAGAAAACGTGGGCTTGATGTTGTGACTATTTGTCCTAGCCTCGTCATTGGGCCGATTCTGCAGCCAACAGTCAATGCCAGCAGCTTGGTTCTTCTCAACATTCTGAAAGGTACTAATTTGTGAGACATGCGTATTTGAGCTCAATATGCATTTGATATCACATCTTTATTTCAATAAGTTGTCTTCAAGCAAAGAAAATTTTACAAATTGTGGGGCGAGGTGTATGTGGCTGGCCAAGATgtaaaattaaagggaaaaagATTCTTCGGCAGTGCCAGTTCTGGTGCATTATCACAAGTAGGCATTATCTGCAATGTAGTATGATAATACAAACTTGATGGTTGCAATGAAGTGTAGGAAGAATTGTGATTGTGCAACAACCTAGTTTATACTCTTTATAATAGAAGGGTTTTTTGCAGAAGGATGCGAGTCTATGGAAAACAGGCCACGGATGTTAGTAGATGTACGAGACGTAGCAGAGGCGCTAGTTCTTTTATACGAGAAGGGGGAGGCAGAAGGAAGGTACATCTGTACCGCACATACAATTGAGACAAGAGAGCTGGTGGATGCATTGAAGAGGAAGTACCCTGATTATAGCTATCCAAAGAAGTAAGCTTGTGAAAGAAGTACGGTTTGTTATGtgaattaaaaactaaatgtgGTTCTATAACAAAAACGGGTATGGCACTGGCAGGTTGAGTGAATGGAAGGCAGAGTCGATAAGTCTGAGCTCGGAGAAGCTGCAAAGATTGGGTTGGAAGTATCGGGCATTGGAGGAGACGCTTGTGGATGCTGTCCAGAGTTTCAAAGACGGCGGCATGTTGGAGTGAAATCGTCAATTTCTCTCTTTCGGCCTCGTCGCTCATGGCTGCgctatttattgtttattaccATCTTTGTCTCTGTTTTTACTTTGTTGTTGCTTGTTACTGAACTGAAACACCCGAAACCTAAAATACGAGCTGTGTATTCGATGTTCTTAGTATTCAGCTGTTTATAAACCAACGATTTAGCCGTGTGTCAAAGCTTTCGGTTTCCTTGCCCTTGCTTCAGGATTTTATAAACAgtctaaattatattttagagTCAGTTtgcttgaactttcaaattttttcttcaaattttaattaatttgtttcaaAACAACCATTTTGTTAACATTTTTGTCAAAACGCAGAACAAATCCACGACTAGTAAAATAATactacatatattataaattgtaGGTTTCAAATCTCAATTATGCTCGTGTAGTTTAAGataagttaatatatatatatgtatatttttttcctctttcgtTCTTATTCTTTATCCAATAAAATTCAAACCTTCATTCAGGATAAAGGATCAAAGCCAAAGAGGTTACAAAAACTTTGAATGTTCAAAATGCAATTGGACACCAAGACGAAAAATGAGAAAGCCACAAAATGCAAATTATGAATACCTCTGACGGGTCAAATTGTTAGCAGTTTTAT
This region includes:
- the LOC120087265 gene encoding cinnamoyl-CoA reductase 1-like produces the protein MLWAMATVAMKGKVCVTGAGGFIGSWVVKLLLSRDYIVHGTVREPSDAKYDHLRKVVKGTENLELFKADLLDYESLRSAIVGCDGVFHVASPVPSTTSSNPETEVIEPAVKGTHNVLEACVEAKVKRVVVVSSVAAVFFNPSWPQGRVMDESCWSDTEHCGATKNWYFLAKTKAESEALEFGRKRGLDVVTICPSLVIGPILQPTVNASSLVLLNILKEGCESMENRPRMLVDVRDVAEALVLLYEKGEAEGRYICTAHTIETRELVDALKRKYPDYSYPKKLSEWKAESISLSSEKLQRLGWKYRALEETLVDAVQSFKDGGMLE